From Halomarina salina, the proteins below share one genomic window:
- a CDS encoding TRAP transporter permease, with protein MNDSTVTRERALSGLIYVIGVALTAYMLYYAYERPFVRVRHSNLFLGVGVALFYLYETKKHVFGTEDVEAYRDRDLDHDGSLGSRLRSLLGPYDGIFTLLGAVVAVAVAAYIELNFQRLQFDAPILGYTEMDFVVGALIVLLVADATRRAYGLAITSVVVVAVAYAMAGPWLPGFLGHTGMSWQDVARFGAVGLTGTYGFILGVGTTWVAIFIMFAGMAKTYGALDYILDVGTELGNKLRSGVVQVSVVSSMAMGSITGSAAANTATTGSFTIPMMQRQGVRDDFAAAIESVASSGGQMMPPVMGVAAFIMADILQVPYVRIIQASLIPALLFYFSVGIAVQFVVLRFGWTTERTGEFDRSVLRGGAHFAVPLAVLVYTLVVLRLTPLSAGLYTTVTMVVTMYVRNLVVDGPSVGTLVGTTRETLRGFRDGAVEMAPLVGVLAAMGIIISMLTQTGLAQKISIRMVGLAGGVLVAVLLMAMVLSILFGLGMPTPAAYILVVILVAPGIIEVGVPQITAHLFVFYFAMLSAITPPVAVAVAVGARIADADFLQTGKQALRIGAPGFFIPFAFISNRSLIFWSFPATLLHAGIVFVGVVALVAATTGFDGKHHLGLPHRAAYIALSFVALYAPMTGVQVVAATLALAGLGLSQLDRLPAAVSPSK; from the coding sequence ATGAACGACTCAACCGTCACCCGCGAACGGGCGCTCTCGGGGCTCATCTACGTCATCGGCGTCGCGCTGACAGCGTACATGCTGTACTACGCCTACGAACGACCGTTCGTCCGGGTCAGACACTCCAACCTCTTCCTCGGGGTCGGCGTCGCCCTGTTCTACCTCTACGAGACGAAGAAGCACGTCTTCGGCACCGAGGATGTCGAGGCGTACCGCGACCGCGACCTCGACCACGACGGCTCCCTCGGTAGCCGCCTCCGGTCGCTCCTCGGACCGTACGACGGGATTTTCACGCTGCTCGGGGCCGTCGTCGCGGTCGCCGTCGCGGCGTACATCGAGCTGAACTTCCAGCGCCTCCAGTTCGACGCCCCCATCCTCGGGTACACCGAGATGGACTTCGTCGTCGGCGCGCTCATCGTCCTGCTCGTCGCCGACGCGACCAGACGCGCCTACGGCCTGGCCATCACCTCGGTGGTCGTCGTCGCCGTCGCCTACGCGATGGCCGGGCCGTGGCTCCCCGGCTTCCTCGGTCACACGGGGATGTCCTGGCAGGACGTCGCCCGGTTCGGAGCCGTGGGGCTCACCGGCACGTACGGGTTCATCCTCGGCGTCGGGACGACCTGGGTCGCCATCTTCATCATGTTCGCCGGGATGGCGAAGACCTACGGAGCGCTCGACTACATCCTCGACGTGGGGACGGAACTCGGCAACAAGCTCCGGTCGGGCGTCGTGCAGGTCTCGGTCGTCTCCAGCATGGCGATGGGCTCCATCACGGGGAGCGCCGCCGCCAACACCGCGACGACCGGGAGCTTCACCATCCCGATGATGCAGCGACAGGGCGTCCGCGACGACTTCGCGGCGGCCATCGAGAGCGTCGCCTCCTCGGGCGGACAGATGATGCCGCCCGTGATGGGCGTCGCGGCGTTCATCATGGCCGACATCCTGCAGGTGCCGTACGTCCGCATCATCCAGGCCAGCCTGATTCCGGCACTGCTGTTCTACTTCAGCGTCGGTATCGCCGTCCAGTTCGTCGTGTTGCGCTTCGGCTGGACCACCGAGCGGACCGGCGAGTTCGACCGGAGCGTCCTCCGGGGGGGTGCGCACTTCGCCGTCCCGCTGGCCGTTCTGGTCTACACGCTCGTCGTCCTGCGGCTCACGCCGCTGAGCGCCGGGCTCTACACGACCGTGACGATGGTCGTGACGATGTACGTCCGGAACCTCGTCGTCGACGGGCCGTCCGTCGGGACGCTGGTCGGGACGACCCGGGAGACGCTCCGGGGCTTCCGCGACGGCGCGGTCGAGATGGCTCCGCTCGTCGGCGTGCTCGCCGCGATGGGTATCATTATCAGCATGCTCACCCAGACCGGTCTGGCCCAGAAGATCAGCATCCGTATGGTAGGGCTGGCTGGCGGCGTCCTCGTCGCGGTGCTCCTGATGGCGATGGTGCTCAGCATCCTGTTCGGACTGGGGATGCCGACGCCCGCCGCCTACATCCTGGTGGTCATCCTCGTCGCGCCGGGCATCATCGAGGTGGGCGTCCCGCAGATAACCGCCCACCTCTTCGTCTTCTACTTCGCGATGCTCTCCGCTATCACGCCACCGGTGGCTGTGGCGGTGGCCGTCGGGGCGCGCATCGCGGACGCTGACTTCCTGCAGACGGGGAAGCAGGCGCTGCGCATCGGTGCGCCGGGCTTCTTCATCCCCTTCGCGTTCATCTCCAATCGGAGTCTCATCTTCTGGTCGTTCCCGGCGACGCTGCTCCACGCGGGTATCGTCTTCGTGGGGGTCGTCGCACTGGTGGCGGCGACCACCGGCTTCGACGGGAAACACCACCTCGGCCTGCCCCACCGGGCGGCGTACATCGCGCTCTCGTTCGTCGCGCTCTACGCCCCGATGACCGGTGTACAGGTCGTCGCGGCGACGCTCGCACTCGCCGGGCTGGGACTGAGCCAGCTCGACCGCCTGCCAGCCGCCGTGTCACCGTCGAAGTAG
- a CDS encoding acyl-CoA dehydrogenase family protein: MAFSLSDEHRAIRQAVREFADEEIVPVAQEHDEQGTYPEEIRRTAAEYDFVAPNIPIDYGGAGMDKLSTVLVTEELWRADPGIGSAVGSAGFGTDMIIEFGDEWMKEEWLPRIADGETASASAISEPAHGSNVAGIETRAEKDGDEWVLDGNKMWITNGTVADVAVVMAKTSPDEGHRGITAFLVPTEVEGWKPTKIDNKLGIRASDLAEIVLDDARIPEENVIGEVDQGFYQLMEFFASGRTNVAAQAVGAAQGAFDAALDYAGEREQFDQKIGEFQAIRHKLAEMATNVEAARALTYRAASAVEEGDQSMAAQFSSMAKLFASERSVEVADESIQVHGGAGYVSDHPAERYYRDARITKIYEGTSEIQKNIIADRLL; this comes from the coding sequence ATGGCGTTCAGCCTCAGCGACGAGCATCGCGCGATACGGCAGGCGGTCCGCGAGTTCGCCGACGAAGAGATCGTGCCGGTCGCACAGGAACACGACGAACAGGGGACGTATCCCGAGGAGATCCGACGGACGGCGGCCGAGTACGACTTCGTCGCGCCGAACATCCCCATCGACTACGGCGGGGCCGGGATGGACAAGCTCTCGACGGTCCTCGTCACGGAGGAGCTGTGGCGCGCGGACCCCGGCATCGGGTCGGCCGTCGGGTCGGCCGGCTTCGGGACGGACATGATCATCGAGTTCGGCGACGAGTGGATGAAAGAGGAGTGGCTCCCGCGCATCGCCGACGGCGAGACCGCCTCCGCCAGCGCCATCTCCGAGCCCGCTCACGGCTCGAACGTCGCAGGCATCGAGACGCGGGCGGAGAAGGACGGTGACGAGTGGGTGCTCGACGGCAACAAGATGTGGATTACGAACGGTACCGTCGCCGACGTCGCCGTCGTGATGGCGAAGACGAGCCCCGATGAGGGCCACCGCGGCATCACCGCCTTCCTCGTCCCGACCGAGGTCGAGGGCTGGAAGCCGACGAAGATAGACAACAAGCTCGGTATCCGGGCGTCGGACCTCGCCGAAATCGTCCTTGACGACGCGCGGATTCCCGAGGAGAACGTCATCGGCGAGGTGGACCAGGGGTTCTACCAGCTGATGGAGTTCTTCGCCTCCGGGCGGACGAACGTCGCCGCCCAGGCCGTCGGGGCCGCACAGGGGGCGTTCGACGCGGCGCTCGACTACGCCGGCGAGCGCGAGCAGTTCGACCAGAAGATCGGCGAGTTCCAGGCCATCCGCCACAAACTCGCGGAGATGGCGACGAACGTCGAGGCCGCCCGGGCGCTCACCTACCGCGCCGCCTCGGCCGTCGAGGAGGGCGACCAGTCGATGGCCGCGCAGTTCTCGAGTATGGCGAAGCTGTTCGCCTCCGAGCGGTCGGTCGAGGTCGCCGACGAGTCCATCCAGGTCCACGGCGGGGCGGGCTACGTCTCCGACCACCCGGCCGAGCGCTACTACCGCGACGCCCGTATCACGAAGATCTACGAGGGGACGAGCGAGATCCAGAAGAACATCATCGCCGACCGACTCCTGTAG
- a CDS encoding TAXI family TRAP transporter solute-binding subunit, whose protein sequence is MGSDSTAESIKRRAFLKGTVATAGVAGVAGCSSQGGNGSGGDGNGSNGNGSGGGSGRTDMVMTTSTETTAAYAMSQGISAVVNENSDAVRVDARPSEGTNANIGRLDREEVQIAYIQNWAAAKINAGEKPFDQLTFTPNQVFHLYDLGWFLATPNGGWETASDIESGSRVSPTPRGSGTAEMLETALSYATEDYERVSIDYGGQGSAMSEGRLDVGAATLVNFSVEPGWLQEMKGTVDLRMLGWSDDVVSKMQEEPGLLLTEVETGDLENYAYTPEPAMMPSLAYNFIVRNDFSYDAVYDLLATMYENREGLSEYHGLLGNLADGEFWLKNAYDDIPFHPAAADFYEEQGLWSDEFTRGEE, encoded by the coding sequence ATGGGAAGCGATTCCACGGCTGAGAGTATCAAGCGTCGCGCGTTCTTGAAGGGGACCGTCGCAACGGCCGGTGTGGCCGGTGTCGCTGGCTGTTCGAGCCAGGGGGGTAACGGCAGCGGCGGCGACGGCAACGGGTCGAACGGCAACGGCTCCGGTGGCGGGTCGGGCCGGACCGACATGGTGATGACGACGTCGACGGAGACGACGGCGGCGTACGCCATGAGCCAGGGTATCTCCGCGGTCGTCAACGAGAACAGCGACGCGGTCCGCGTCGACGCGCGACCGAGCGAAGGGACGAACGCGAACATCGGTCGGCTCGACCGCGAGGAGGTCCAGATAGCGTACATCCAGAACTGGGCCGCCGCGAAGATCAACGCCGGCGAGAAGCCGTTCGACCAGCTCACGTTCACGCCGAACCAGGTGTTCCACCTCTACGACCTCGGGTGGTTCCTCGCGACGCCCAACGGCGGGTGGGAGACGGCCTCCGACATCGAGTCGGGGAGCCGCGTCTCGCCGACCCCCCGTGGCTCCGGGACGGCCGAGATGCTGGAGACCGCGCTGAGTTACGCGACGGAGGACTACGAACGCGTCAGCATCGACTACGGCGGGCAGGGGAGCGCCATGAGCGAGGGCCGTCTGGACGTCGGCGCGGCGACGCTCGTCAACTTCTCGGTCGAACCCGGCTGGCTCCAGGAGATGAAGGGGACGGTCGACCTCCGGATGCTCGGGTGGAGCGACGACGTCGTCTCGAAGATGCAGGAGGAACCCGGCCTGCTGCTCACCGAGGTGGAGACCGGCGACCTGGAGAACTACGCGTACACCCCGGAACCGGCGATGATGCCGTCGCTGGCGTACAACTTCATCGTCAGGAACGACTTCAGCTACGACGCCGTCTACGACCTCCTGGCGACGATGTACGAGAACCGCGAGGGGCTCAGCGAGTACCACGGACTGCTCGGCAACCTCGCCGACGGCGAGTTCTGGCTGAAGAACGCCTACGACGACATCCCCTTCCACCCGGCCGCCGCCGACTTCTACGAGGAGCAGGGACTCTGGTCCGACGAGTTCACCCGCGGCGAGGAGTAG